The Oryzihumus leptocrescens sequence CCACCGCGGCACCGAGCAGGGCGGGCACGGCGTACAGCTCGCGGCGCAGCACCTCAGGCACCTGCCCGGCGAGCAGGTCGCGCAGCATCCCGCCGCCGATCGCGGTGATCGCACCGACGAGCACGGCGGTCATCGGCCCGGCGCCGGCGCCGAGGGCCTTCAGGGCGCCGGCGACGGCGAACGCGGCCAGGCCGGCGGCGTCGAGGATGCGGACCAGCTTGCTGATCCGGGCCACTCCGGGGTGGAACAGGAACGTCACGACCCCGGCGAGCGACGCCGTGGCGACGAGCCGCCAGTCGCTGAGGCCGACCGGCGGGGTGGCGCCGATGAGCAGGTCCCTCATCACGCCGCCGCCGAGCGCTGCGGCGCCGGCCAGGACGAGCACGCCGAAGAGGTCGAGCCGCTTGCGGACGGCGACGAGCCCGCCGGAGAGGGCAAACACGAAGACCCCGACGAGGTCGAGGATGAGCTGCAGCTGGGCGTCCTGGGTGAGCATGGTCGTAGGCAAAAGTACCCGTGCGGCGTGGCCGCTTCCGCCCGGGCTGCGCGAGGTGGCAGAGTCGGGGTCCTGCCGGGCATGGACGGGACCCGGCGGAGGTGACCGGGAGAAGGCGAATGCAGGACCTGCGACTGATCGGCGTGCACGAGGACGGCGAGCACCTGCTGCTCGCGGCGGCTGACGGCACCCGCTTCCGGGTGCGCATCGACGAGCCGATCCGGGCCGCGGTCCGACGCGACCGTCCCCGGCTGGGCCAGCTGCAGATCGAGGTTGACGGCGGGCTGCGGCCCCGCGACGTGCAGGCGCTCATCCGCGCCGGCGCGTCCGTGGAGGAGGTCGCCGAGCGTGCCGGGTGGCCGGTGGAGAAGGTGCGCCGCTACGAGGGCCCGGTCATCGCCGAGCGGGAGCACGTCGCCGGGCTGGCCCGCGAGGTGCGCCTGCGCGGTCGCGGCGGCTCCGCCGGCGCTGCGGCCCCCACCCTGGCCACCCGGGTCAGCCAGCGGCTCAGCGGCCGCGGCGTGGACCCGGCGGACGCGACCTGGGACTCCTGGCGCTCCGACGAGGGCCCGTGGACGGTCGTGCTGACCTTCCCCGCCGGCGGGCGCCAGCGCCAGGCCTCCTGGACCTACCACTCCACCGACCGCACGGTCACGGCGGTCGACGACGAGGCGCGCTGGCTGAGCGAGGACGAGCAGCCCGGGGTGCCCGGGCCGATCCCCGCGCCGCACCTGGCGTCGGTCCCGGTGCGCTCCACGACCGTCTACGACGTCGAGGCCGAAGGTGGCGTCCACGCCGCCGGTCGGCCGACCGAGCGGACCGCCGAGCCGCTCGACCTCATGACCGCGATGCGTGAGCGCAGCGCCGCCCGGGCCCGCCGCCGTCCCGGCCCGCGCCGCGACACCCCGCCGCCGGCACCGACCGCCTCCCCGGTCACCCCGACCCACGTCCCCGGCTCCGCGGACGCCCCGGAGGAGGCCGTCCCGCTCGAGCACATCTCCTACGACCCCACGACGATGCCGCCGCCCCCACCGGCCCACGGCTACCCCGGCGCCCACGCGCACTGGGACGTCGGCGACCAGCCCGGGACGCCCACCGGCGAGCCGGAGGACTCCGACGCCGCACCGCCGGAGGGCGACGGCACTGAGCTGCCGGACGAGGTCGCGGACGCGACGGCCACCCTGGAGGCCGACACCGTGGACGACCGCGACGAGGTCGACGAGGGCGACCAGCCCGACGACGAGGATGACGCGCAGCCGGAGGCGGCGCAGAAGCCTGCGGCCCGTGAGGAGACGCCGACGCGCCGGTCGGCGTCCTCCCGGCGCAGCGGCCGGCCGAGCGTCCCGAGCTGGGACGACATCATGTTCGGCGCGCGCCCGGGCTCCGACCGGGGCTGACGTCGGGGACCGGGGCCCGGCCCCGGTCCCGCCGGCCGAGCACGGCCACGAGCGCGCCCCAGACGGCGCAGACCGGCTGCAGCCACGAGAACGACCGGATGAACGCCACCTCGACGACGATCCAGCCGACGAGCAGCAGCCCGGCAAGGAGCAGCAGCTCCGGTGCCCGGGGGCTCCCACGCCAGGCGGCCACGGCGGCCAGGGTCATCGGCAGGGCCACCACCACGAGCAGGGCTGTGCCGGCCAGCAGCGTGCTCCCCCACGGCAGCCGGGCGGTGATCTCCTCGCCGAAGTCGATGCTGCCGGCCCACAGGCCGACCGTCCCCGCCGCCGCGCCCACCGCCATCGCCGCGGCCAGCGCCGCGGCGACCCGGTCCCGTTGCCCTGTGGTCATCGCCCACCCTCCACGATCGTCGTGGAGACCAGCCTGACGTCCGTCCGCCGGACGCGGTCGAGGCGGAGGTCCCGGGGGTCGGCTCAGGCGCCCCGGGCCGGGGTGGGGACCACCGGCAGCGGGCACAGGTCGAGGTCGAACGGGAGCACCTCGGCCGACGGGGAGGCTGCCCGCGCGGCGGCGGAGGTCATCCGGCGCATGTAGTGGCGGCGGCACAGGACCTCGTACTCCACCACCCCGGCGTCCGTGCTGGCGGTGTCGCCGACCACGACCTGCTCCCCCTCGACGACCATGACACCGTCGATGACGCGGGCGTTGTGGGTGGCGCGCTGCCCGCACCAGCACAGCGCCTCGACCTGGAGCACCTGCACCCGGTCGGCCAGCTCGATCATCCTGCGCGAGCCGGGGAACAGCGCGGTGCGGAAGTCCGCGGTGATGCCGAAGGCGTAGACGTCCACCCCCATCTCGTCCACCAGCCGGGCCAGCTGCTCGACCTGCTCGGGCGTGTAGAACTGCGCCTCGTCGCAGATGAGGTAGTCGACGCGCAGGCCGTTGGTGGCCTGCCCCACGATGGCGTCCCAGAAGTCGAGGTCGTCCTCCACCTCCAGGGCACTGGTGGACAGCCCCAGGCGGGAGGACAGCACCGACTCGCCGGCGCGGTCGTGCTTGGTGAAGATCAGCCCGCGGCGCCCGCGGGCGGCGTGGTTGTGGTCCATCTGCAGGGCGAGGGTGGACTTGCCGCAGTCCATGGTGCCGGAGAAGAAGACGAGTTCAGCCACGAGCCGCAACCCTATGCGTTGTCGCGCGCCGGCACCCGCAGGAGGGGCACCGACACCTCCTCCGGGGTCAGCGACCCGTGCAGCCCGAGCAGGGCCAGCAGCTGTGGCCGCGCGGTGCGCGAGTCCACGATCGCGAAGTTGTCGCGCATCGGGACGACCACGTCACCGATCCGCGGCAGCACGTGCTCGGCGACCGGGCCGAACCACCCCTGGGCCACGGCCTCGTCCCGCTCGAGCACCCACGCCCGCTCGGAGAGCCGCGCACGCCAGGTCTGCACCACGTCGGCGGCCGCACCGGGCTCGCAGTACAGCTGCAGCGAGCGGGCCTCACCGCCCACGTGGCGGATCCCGGCGGCGAGCTCGGCGTCGTGGCCGAGGTCGATGCGCAGGGCGTGCGGGGCGTCGACCATGCCGTGGTCGGCCGTCACCAGCACCGCCGTGTCCGGCGGCACGGACGCCGCGAGCCGGGCCATCGCCCCGTCGATCGCCTCGAGCTCGTCGCCCCACTCCCAGGACTGGCAGCCGTGCACGTGCCCGACCTTGTCCAGCTCGCCCCAGTAGAGGTAGACCAGCGCCCGGCGGCTGGCCCGCACGGCCGCGAGCGCGGCGTCGACCCGGTCGTCCAGGGAGGTCGCCGCCCGGAACGAGCCGCCGCGGACGGCGGCGTTGGTCAGGCCGGAGCCGTCGAAGAAGCCCGGCCCGATCCGCGTCACGTCCACGCCCGCGGCCTGGGCCCGCTCGAACACCGTCTCGGACGGCTGCCAGCGCAGCGGGTCGGGCCCGTCCTCCCAGGACAGCTCGTTGAGCAGGCGGTCCTCCCCCGGCACCAGCACCTCGTAGCCGACCAGCCCGTGGGCGCCCGGGGGCAGCCCGGTGCCGAACGTCGCCATGCTCGTGGCCGTCGTGGACGGGAAGCCGGCGGTGAGCCGGTATGCCGCGGGGAGCAGGCCGCGCAGGAACGGCGCGTGCCCGCTGCGCTGGCGCAGCAGGTCGTACCCCAGCCCGTCGACGAGCACGACGACGGCCCGGCGCGCCTCGGGCAGGTCCATGCCGGTCGGCGCCCCTGCTCCCCCGGGCACCCCCAGCGAGCGCGCCACGGCAGGCAGCACCGCGGCCAGTCCCTCCCCGTCGTACCGGGGAGGCAGCACCTCCTCCATCACCGGAACGTCCCCCTCCTCAGCGTCCGATCGTCGCCGACATCGCGCGGGCGAAGGCCATCGCCTGCTCCAGGGCGGGCTGGCCGTCGGCAGCGGCGCTGACCCGCAGGCTGATGTCGTCGGCGGTGACCGTGCCCTCGTAGCCGTGGTCGGCCTCGCAAGAGGGGTCACCGCAGACGGCCGGGACCATGTCGACGCGGCTGACCGTGCCCCATCCGAGGGTCACGGTGAGCTCGCGGCCCAGGGCCCCGGGCTGGTAGCTGTCCGGCGTGGCGACGACGTGGGTGAGCATCACCCCACGGACCGCGCTGAGCGGCACGACCTCGGAGGTCGCGGTGGCCACGGCCTCGGCGTCGCCCTGCTCGCCGTGCTCCCCGTGGTGGTCGTCGGCGTGGGCGATGACCAGCCGGCGTGGGGTGAGCACCAGCACGGTGATGTGCCGGCGCACGGTGTCGTGGTCGAAGGTCGTCTCCTGGTGGACCAGGTGCGAGACCACCTGCTCACCCGCGAGGGCCGAGTCCACCACGTCCGCGACGAGCGCCGGGTAGTAGCCGGCCCGCTCGATATCCCGGGTGAGGCTCTCCGGGAGGGGGGCGGGACGGTGCTCGGTCGGTGTGGCCATGGGCCCATCCTTGCGCACGTCAGCGGGGCCCGCCGACCGGCGGGGCTCGCAGGTGGCTGCGGGCCGGTGTCCCGGCGTGCGGCCACGGCGCCGCCGCGGTCCCTAGGGCAGGGCGCGGCGGTCGGTGTCCTTGCGCACCGGTGGCGGGGCGACGATGGCCTCCGCCCCGACCACGTCCACCCCGCCGGGGTGGGCGATCACCGGGTTGAGCACGAGCGAGGCGACCTCGGGCAGCTCGTCCGCGAGCACGGACATCCGGGCGACCAGGTCTGCCAGGGCGGCCCGGTTGACGGGGGTGGCGCCGCGGTGGCCGTGCAGCAGCGGCGCGGCCCGCACCGAGGAGATCAGGTCGGACACGTCGACGTCGGTCAGCGGCGGGATCCGGTGCCCGATGTCGCCGAGCAGCTCGGTCGGAGGGCCGGCCACGGAGAAGCTGACCACCGGGCCGAACAGCGGGTCCTCGGTCGTGCTCACCACGCAGGAGACCCCGGGCGTGGCCATCTTCTGCACCACCAGCGAGTTGGCCGACAGCGCGGCCAGCCGGTCCTTCAGCGCGGCGAACGCCTCCCGCACCGAGGCAGCGGTGTGCAGGTCGACCCGGATGCCACCCATGCCGGGCTGGTGACGCACCGCGGGCGCCACCGACTTGACCACCACGGGGTAGCCCAGGTGCCAGGCTGCCGCCACGGCCTCGTCGGCGGTGGCCACCGGCACCGTCGGCCACAGGGTGATGCCGTAGGCGGCCAGCAGGGCCGTGACCTCTTCGGGCGTCAGGGCGCGCCCCTCGGGCGACTGCGTCAGGACGGCGTCGACGAGCGCCTCCGCAGCTGCCCGGTCGATACCCACCGGCGCCACCCGCTGGCCCTGGTCGCGGGCCCGCCACTCGCCGTACTTGGTCGCCGCCGCGAGCGCGCGCACCGCGTCCTCAGGCATGGAGTATGCCGGCACGGCCCGCCTCCGCCCCTGCTCGTCGAACTCCTTGGCGGACAGGGCCTCGGTGACGCCGCGCATGCCGAGGAACGTGGCCAGGCACGGCTTGTGGGACTGCGCTGCCGCGTCGGCGACGGCGTCGACCACCTCGGCGTCCAGGGTGACCAGGGGCGGGATGAAGCAGGTGAGGACGCTGTCCACCTGCTCGTCGGCAAAGGCCGCGTCGAGGGTCTGGGCGAACATCTCGGCGGTGGCCTCCGACGGCAGCGAGACCGGGCCGTGCGTCACCTCCAGCCCCCAGCTGACGCAGGCCTCGGCGGTGAGCGCGCCCAGGGCGTCGGAGTTGCCGACCACCGCGACCCGTCGCCCGCGCGGCAGCGGCTGGTGGACGACGAGCTGGGCCACGTCGAAGAGCTGGTGGATGTTCTCCACCCGGATCACCCCGGCCTGGCGCAGCATGGCGTCGAAGGCCTGGGGCGGCACGCCGGTGGGCCGGGCCCGGTGACCCGGAGGCACGCCATACGAGCTGATGCCTGACTTGACGACGATCACCGGCTTGGTGAGGGCCAGGGCCCGGGCGATCCGGCTGAACTTGCGGGGGTTGCCCATGGACTCGAGGTACAGGCCCACCGCGTGGGTGTCGGCGTCGTCGATCCAGTACTGCATGAAGTCGTTGCCCGAGACGTCGACGCGGTTGCCGGCCGAGGCGAACACCGAGACGCCGAGGTTGCGCCGGGCGGCCGAGGCGAGGACCGCGATGCCGAGCGCGCCGCTCTGGGCGAACAGCCCGAACGTGCCCGGCGGTGGCAGCTCCGGCGCCAGCGAGGCGTTGAGCCGCACCGCCGGGTGGGAATTGATCACGCCGAAGGAGTTGGGCCCGATGACCCGCATGCCGGCGTCGCGGGCGGTGCGCAGCAGCTCGCGCTGACGCTGCTCCCCCTCCGGGCCGACCTCGGCGAACCCGGCCGAGGCGACCAGCAGCGCCTTGACCCCCGCGTCGGCGCAGTCGCGCACCACGTCGAGCACCGCCTCCGCGGGCACCGCCACGACGGCGAGGTCGACCTCGTCGGGGATGTCGCTGACCTTGGCGTGCGACTCCAGGCCCAGCACCTCCAGCGCCTCGGTGTTGACGGCGTGGACCCGGCCGGTGAACCCGGCGGCGAGGACGTTGTGCAGCAGCTGGTGCCCGATCGAGTCCGACCGGCGGCTCGCGCCGACCACCGCGATCGAGTCCGGGAAGAGCACCGAGTGCATGCTCACCGACTCGGCGCGGTGCTCGCGGGCCAGGCGCACCGCCTGGGACTGCTCGGTCGGCTCGATCCGGAAGGAGACCGCGATGACCCCGTCGTCGTAGTGGTGCTCGACCTCGTAGCCGGCCTCGGTGAAGACGCCGATCATCTTGCGGTTCTGCGGGAGCACGTCGGCGACGAACTTGCCGACCCCGAGCTCGTGGGCGATGGCGGCCAGGTGCTCCAGCAGCACCGAGCCGACGCCCCGGCCCTGGAAGGCGTCGGAGATGTTGAAGGCCACCTCCGCCGTCGTCGCGTCGATCTTGTCGTAGCGGGCGATGCCGATGATCTCCCCGCGCACCGTGGCGACCAGCGCCACCCGGTCGACGTAGTCGACGTGGGTGAACCGCTGCACGTCCCGCTCGGAGAGCTGCTTGATCGGCGCGAAGAAGCGCATGTAGATCGACTCCGGCGACTGCCGGGCGTGGAAGCGGCGGATCCCGTCGGCGTCGTCGGGCCGGATCGGGCGCACGTGCGCCACCGAGCCGTCCCGGAGCACGACGTCGGCCTCCCACCGGGCCAGGTCGGCGCCGGGACGGGAGGCCGTGTCGGTCATGACTAGAGGATGGCATGCCTCATGTGACGATCGCGTGTCATGGCAACGGGTTCAGCCGATCGTCACCTTCTGCCAGTGGTCGCCGTGGTCGTGGCTGACCCAGTACGCCGGGCCGGGGCCGCCGAGGGCGTAGAACGTCGCGCCTCCCGGAGCGCCCACCCAGCGCCACCCCATCGTGGGCATCGGAGGCGCGCCGGCCGGGACCACCCACGTGTGGCCACCGTCGTGGCTGACCTTCAGGGAGCCGTGGATCGAGGGGTTCCCGCCGGAGACGGCGAGCAGGTTGCTGCGGTCGGCGGCCGCGAGCGCGATGTGTCCGGCGTTGACCAGCGTGAGCGACTGGGCGTCGACCACGCTCCAGGTCAGGCCGTCGGGGCTGGTGTTGACGGCGTAGCCGAGCGAGCCGGCCGCGCCCTGGGTGGTGCACAGCCCGACCAGGCCGGGGTGCGCCGACGCGTCGGTGGTCACCACCTCGGCGCCGCCGCCGCGGCAGACCGGTCCCTGCGAGCCCGGTGAGAGCGACTCGGTGTCCTGCACCTGCAGCAGCACGCCGCCGACCGGGGTCCAGACGCTGACCACGGGCTGGCCGCCCCCGAGCGCGAGCACCGGCTCGTTCCATCCCCGGCCGAGGTCGGCCGACGCGCCACCCCCAGCCACCCCGTGCGGCTGGGCGACCGAGTCGGTGGCCATGGTCAGCTGGCCGGAGCAGGAGCCCGTGCTGCAGCTCTGCCCGGTCACGACGACGACCTGCTGGCCGTCGGTCTCGAGCGCCACGACCGCGGCACCGCTGTGCGGGTACGGCGCCCAGGTGCGTCCCCCGTCGCGGGTCTGCATCGCCCCGCCGCCGAACACCCACCCGACCTCCGGGGTGGCGAACCGGACCTGGCTCAGCACGCCGGCCGGCTGCACCGAGGCACCGACGACGTCGGGGTCGGGGACGGTGCGTCCGTCGAAGGAGTGCACGACCGCCCACGTGCGCCCCTCGTCGGTGGAGCCGGCCAGGACCGGGCACCGCACCCCGTGCCCGCACGAGGCGTCACCCATGGCGTAGACGTGCCCGTGCCCGGCGTTGCTCAGCGAGAGCACGGTGAAGTCCTGCGGCACCGCGGCCCCCCGAGCCAGGCCGGGCACGGCGGTGCCCGTCGCCGACGGCGCGGGGGCCGAGGTGCTGGGTGCCGGCGCGGTCGCCTGTGTGGGCCCGGGGGTGGCAACCGTCGTCGCCGCCGGACGCGGCGGGGTGCCCGTCCCGTGCGCGGTCGCCCAGGCGACGCCTGCGGCGAGCAGGGCCACGGCAGCGGCGGCCCCGGCATACCGCCGCCGGTGGCTGCGGCGGCGCCACCGCGCCGCCTGCACGATCCGCTGCCAGCGCTCCTCGTCGGCGGGCAGGTCCGTGACCAGCGCCCGCTCCCGGGCGAACAGCTCCTCGACCGACCCGGGCCGGGGCTCGTTCCCGCTCATCGCACACCCTCCAGCAGCCGGGCCATCCGGGCCCGTGCGTCGAACAGGTCCCGCTTGACCGCGCCCTCGGACCGGCCCAGGTGCGCGGCGACCTGGGCGACGCTCAGGTCGGCGAAGTAGTAGAGCAGCACCCCGGCCCGGAGCCGGTCCGGCAGCGCGAGGACCGCGTCCCGGACGGTGAGCCGCTCGGCCGGGTCCGGCCCGGCCGTTGCCTCCTGCGGCAGCCGTCCGCCGGAGAACCGGTCGTATGCCGTGGCCTCCCGCCCGCGCCGCCGCCAGTGGTCACGCACCAGGTTCGCGGTCGTCGCGTAGAGCCAGGCCTTGGGCTCGTCGACGAGGTCCCAGTCGCGGATCAGCCGCACGAAGGCCTCCGTCGCCAGGTCGTGCGCCAGGTCGCGGTCCCCGAGCAGGCGGGCCGCCCAGCCGGCGAGCAGGCCGTAGTGGGCGGCGTAGACCTGCCGCACCGCCGCCTCGGTCACTGCCGACTGCACCTGCGCGCCTCCCCGGCGGTGGACGCGACGGCCCACCCGGGCGGGTGCCGTCGTCGTCTCCATGCCCTTGTGACGATTCTGGGCCCCGCGCGGTTGGATGCGGCTCACACGCTGCCACGGCGCGCCGTCGTGGCTAGTGTCGGCACATGGCCGAGGCCCACACCACCTTCCGCGCCGCCCGCGACCTGCTGCTGGCGCAGCGCACCGACTACGACGCGGCGCTGGCCGGCTACGAGCCGCCCCGCCCGGAGCACTTCAACTGGGCGCTGGACTGGTTCGACGCGGTCGCCGCCACGCCGCAGACCGGGCCCCGGACCGCGCTGTGGGTCATCGAGGAGGACGGCACCCAGGCCCGGGTCACCTATGCCGAGATGGCGCAGCGGTCCGCGCAGGTGGCGGCCTGGCTGCGCTCGCTCGGGGTGCGCCGGGGCGACCGGGTGCTGCTCATGCTGGGCAACCAGGTCGAGCTGTGGGAGACGATGCTCGCCGCGACCAAGCTGGGTGCCGTCATCATCCCCGCGACGACCCTGCTGACCGCCGAGGACATCGTCGACCGCATCGAGCGGGGGGCTGTGCGCCACGTCGTCGCCGGCGCGGCACACACCGGCCGGTTCGCGCAGGTGCCCGGCGACTACACCCGCATCGCGGTGGGCGAGGCGGGGAACGGCTGGACGGCATACGGCGAGTCGCGTTCGTTCACAGGCGAGTTCATCCCGGACGGACCCACCCGAGGTGACGACACGCTGCTGCTCTACTTCACCTCCGGCACGACCGCGCAGCCCAAGCTGGTCGAGCACACCCACCTGTCCTACCCCGTGGGGCACCTGTCCACGATGTACTGGGTAGGGCTGCAACCCGGCGACGTGCACCTGAACATCTCCTCCCCCGGCTGGGCCAAGCACGCGTGGAGCTCGTTCTTCGCCCCGTGGAACGCCGAGGCGACGATCCTCGTGGTCAACCAGGCCCGGTTCGACGCGCCGGGACTGCTGGAGGCGATGGCAACGGCGCAGGTGAGCACCTTCTGCGCCCCGCCGACGGTCTACCGCATGCTCATCCAGCAGGACCTCGCCGCGTGGCGGGACCGGCTCTCGCTGCGGGAGATGGTCGGCGCCGGCGAGCCGCTCAACCCCGAGGTCATCGAGCAGGTGCGGGCGGCCCTCGGCATCACCGTGCGCGACGGTTTCGGGCAGACCGAGACCACCGCGCAGGTCGGCAACACCCCCGGGCAGGAGGTCGTGCCCGGGTCGATGGGCCGGCCCCTTCCCGGCTACGACGTCGTGCTGCTCGACCCGGCGACAGGGCAGGAGCGCACGCAGCCCGGGGAGGAGGGTGAGCTGTGCCTGCGGCTGACCGGGCCCGGCGGCCGCCCGGTCGGGCTCATGGTCGGCTACCACGGCGACCGCGAGCGCACCGCGGAGTCGATGCGCGACGGCGCCTACCACACCGGCGACGTGGCCAGCCGGGACGAGCGCGGCTGGATCACCTACGTCGGGCGCGCCGACGACGTGTTCAAGGCCTCGGACTACCGGATCAGCCCGTTCGAGCTGGAGTCGGTGCTCATCGAGCACCCCGCGGTGGCCGAGGCCGCGGTCGTGCCCTCACCGGACCCGACCCGCCTGGCCGTGCCCAAGGCCTACGTCGTGCTGGCGCCGGGTCACGAGCCCACCGCGGAGACGGCGCGGGACATCCTGGCCTACTGCCGCGAGCACCTGGCGCCGTACAAGCGGATCCGGCGGATCGAGTTCGCCGAGCTGCCCAAGACGATCTCGGGCAAGATCCGCCGCGTGGAGCTGCGCGGGCGGGAGCAGCAGGCCCACGGCACGGGTCAGGACCCCACGAGCCGGGCCAGCGCGCAGGAGTTCTGGGAGACCGACCTGACCTGAGCCGCCGGCAAGCGCGGTTCAGCCTCGGGTGAGGTAGCGCACGCAGGAGCCCACCGAGACCAGCTCGGGGTAGTCCTCCTCGTCGATCCGGGCGCCCCGCCCCGTGCTCAACGTCTCGGCGAAGGCGAGGAAGTCCAGGGAGTCCAGCTCGTAGGCGTCGCGCAGGTCCTCCTCCGGTGCCAGCGTGGCGGGGTCGGCGTCGGGGACCACCTTGTGCAACGCCCGCGCCACGAGGTCGCGGGCGTCCTGCTCGGTCAGCGTCATGGCTCCTCCAGGGTGTGCAGCTGCCGGTCGACCTCGGTGAGGAAGCGGGACCCGACGAAGCCGTCGGTGGCGCGGTGGTCCGCGGCGAGGGTGACCCGCACGACCGGGCGCACGCCGAGCATGCCGTCCACCGCCCACGGCCGCTCGAGCACCCGGCCCACCCCGACGAGGGCGACCTGCGGCGGGTGGATGACGCCGTGCACCAGGTCGACGCCCTGCTCCCCGAGGTTGGTGACCGTGATCGTCGGGTCGGCCAGCTCGGTGCGGCGCAGCCGCCGGGCGCGTGCCCGCTCGACGAGGTCGCGCAGCCGCCCCATGAGCTCCACTGTGGACAGGCGGTCGGCGTGGTGGATCGCCGGCGCCACGATCCCCCCGCCCCGCAACGAGATCGCCACGCCGAGGTGCACGCCCTCGCCGGGACGGAAGGCGTCCTCGACCCAGAAGCCGTTGAGCTCGGGGTGCTTCGCCGCCGCCTGCGCCACGGCCCGCAGGACCAGCGCGGCAGGGACGATCCGCCGGGCCACGTCGAGCTCCCGGTTGCGGGCGTGCATCCAGGCCAGCGGTTCCGACAGCTCGATCGTCGTCTCGAGGTAGTAGTGCGGCACCTCCCGGTTGGAGCGCGCCATCAGCCGGGCGATCGCCTGCCGCATCGGGTCGGCCCCGTCGGCGCCCGGCGTCGCCGACGGCGCCGGCCCTTCCTCCGCGGCTGGGGCCGCAGGCGGGGCCACCTCGGCGGCCGCCGCGGTCATCGCCGCCGCCCGGGGCGCCTGCGCACCGGCCCGCACCTCTGCGGCAGTGACGGCACCGGAGGGCCCCGGGAGCAGGTCGCCCAGCGCGACCCCCAGCTCGGCCGCCAGCCGTCGCGCATAGGGGCTGACCCGGGCTCGCCGCTCCCCCACCGCGGTGCCGGTCGCCGTGACGGCCGCCGGGATGCCGGTCACCGCAGGCACTCCCGCGGGCACGGCCACCGGTATGCCGGTCGCCGCCGCGCGCGCCCGGCCCGCCGCCGCGGGCAGCTCCCCGCCCAGGCCCGCCGGGGCGGCCACCTCGTGGGCGGCGAGCGCCTCGCGCTCGACGTCCTCGCGCAGGATGCGTCCGCGCGGCCCGGTGCCGCGCACGGCGGTGAGGTCGACGCCGAGCTCGCCGGCCAGGTGCCGCACCAGCGGGGTGGCTAGGGGCGCGGCCGCCGGCGGGCCCGGCGCAGCGCTGGCGGCTGCCGCCGGCCGGGGAGGCTGCTCGGCCCGCGGCGCGAGGACCGGTGCCATCGGCTGCGCGGCCGGCGCCGGCGCCGCAGGCTCCGGTGCCGCGGCCCCGACCCCGGCTCCGGCTCCGGCCGGCAGGATCCGCGCCAGCGGGGCGCCGACCGGCACCTTCGTGCCCGGTCCGACGACCTGCTCGCCCATGACCCCCGACTCGAACGCCTCGACCTCCACGGCCGACTTGGCGGTGTCCACCACCGCGACGACCTGGCCGGCGCTGACCGGCTCCCCCGGCCGGACGAGCCACTCCAGCAGCGTCCCCTCGTCCATGTCGGCGCCCAGCGAGGGCATGACGAAGTCACCCACCGGCGCCCACCGCCCGCCGGCACGCCGCGGCCACCGTCTCGGCCTGGGGCAGCGCCGCGTCCTCGAGGTGCTTGGCGTAGGGCACCGGCACCTCCGCGCTGCACACCCGCTCCACCGGGGCGTCGAGGTCGTAGAAGACCTCCTCGGCGATGCGCGCGGCCACCTCGGCGGACAGGCTGCCGCTGCGCCAGCCCTCGTCCACGACGACCGCCCGATGGGTGCGCCGGACCGAGGCCAGCACCGTGGCCGAGTCCAGCGGGCGCAGCACGCGCAGGTCGACCACCTC is a genomic window containing:
- a CDS encoding trimeric intracellular cation channel family protein, which translates into the protein MLTQDAQLQLILDLVGVFVFALSGGLVAVRKRLDLFGVLVLAGAAALGGGVMRDLLIGATPPVGLSDWRLVATASLAGVVTFLFHPGVARISKLVRILDAAGLAAFAVAGALKALGAGAGPMTAVLVGAITAIGGGMLRDLLAGQVPEVLRRELYAVPALLGAAVVVLAYRMHHLTETVVWSAVALVFVVRMTAVVLDLNAPTPLRTGDSA
- the sepH gene encoding septation protein SepH, translating into MQDLRLIGVHEDGEHLLLAAADGTRFRVRIDEPIRAAVRRDRPRLGQLQIEVDGGLRPRDVQALIRAGASVEEVAERAGWPVEKVRRYEGPVIAEREHVAGLAREVRLRGRGGSAGAAAPTLATRVSQRLSGRGVDPADATWDSWRSDEGPWTVVLTFPAGGRQRQASWTYHSTDRTVTAVDDEARWLSEDEQPGVPGPIPAPHLASVPVRSTTVYDVEAEGGVHAAGRPTERTAEPLDLMTAMRERSAARARRRPGPRRDTPPPAPTASPVTPTHVPGSADAPEEAVPLEHISYDPTTMPPPPPAHGYPGAHAHWDVGDQPGTPTGEPEDSDAAPPEGDGTELPDEVADATATLEADTVDDRDEVDEGDQPDDEDDAQPEAAQKPAAREETPTRRSASSRRSGRPSVPSWDDIMFGARPGSDRG
- a CDS encoding thymidine kinase translates to MAELVFFSGTMDCGKSTLALQMDHNHAARGRRGLIFTKHDRAGESVLSSRLGLSTSALEVEDDLDFWDAIVGQATNGLRVDYLICDEAQFYTPEQVEQLARLVDEMGVDVYAFGITADFRTALFPGSRRMIELADRVQVLQVEALCWCGQRATHNARVIDGVMVVEGEQVVVGDTASTDAGVVEYEVLCRRHYMRRMTSAAARAASPSAEVLPFDLDLCPLPVVPTPARGA
- a CDS encoding alkaline phosphatase family protein — encoded protein: MEEVLPPRYDGEGLAAVLPAVARSLGVPGGAGAPTGMDLPEARRAVVVLVDGLGYDLLRQRSGHAPFLRGLLPAAYRLTAGFPSTTATSMATFGTGLPPGAHGLVGYEVLVPGEDRLLNELSWEDGPDPLRWQPSETVFERAQAAGVDVTRIGPGFFDGSGLTNAAVRGGSFRAATSLDDRVDAALAAVRASRRALVYLYWGELDKVGHVHGCQSWEWGDELEAIDGAMARLAASVPPDTAVLVTADHGMVDAPHALRIDLGHDAELAAGIRHVGGEARSLQLYCEPGAAADVVQTWRARLSERAWVLERDEAVAQGWFGPVAEHVLPRIGDVVVPMRDNFAIVDSRTARPQLLALLGLHGSLTPEEVSVPLLRVPARDNA
- a CDS encoding DUF5998 family protein; translation: MATPTEHRPAPLPESLTRDIERAGYYPALVADVVDSALAGEQVVSHLVHQETTFDHDTVRRHITVLVLTPRRLVIAHADDHHGEHGEQGDAEAVATATSEVVPLSAVRGVMLTHVVATPDSYQPGALGRELTVTLGWGTVSRVDMVPAVCGDPSCEADHGYEGTVTADDISLRVSAAADGQPALEQAMAFARAMSATIGR